The following nucleotide sequence is from Cellvibrio sp. PSBB006.
AAGACATAAAATTAAAATCCATTGATGCTATACCGGCAAAGTACAACCATTATTTTAAATAATTTTTTATATCAATTTCGTGCGGTAAACCTCTCCGGGTTTACCGTTTTAACCACCTGCACCCCAGTGCTACCCGGAAAGGTCTTTATGATGCTGACAATAAGCATACGCAGTTTCGCTTTTCTGTTGTTCCTTTTGTTATTGACGTCTGCGTTCTTACAATTAAATGATCCGGACCCGATCCTGTGGACAACCTACTATGTGGTCTGCGCTATCGTGCCCTTGCTGCTGGTTATGAAGCGTTTCAATGCTGTGGTGTTTTGGGTGGGTGTGGTATCGAGTCTGGTGATCATGGGTATTTACGCAGCGGGCACGCTTGAATACTTACGCCACGCCGCACAGGAGCCGCTGATGCAGTCAATGAATCCTAACAAACCCTATATCGAAGAAGCGCGCGAATGCATCGGTGGATTTATTACGTTGTGCATTTTATTGCTGTGTCGGTTTTTTTGGCAGATGATAAACAAAAACAGTATCTCGAAATAAAAAAAGCCACCCCGAAGGGTGGCCAACAAACCAGCACGCTTAAAGCCTAAGCGGCATCATTCTTTCTTCAGTAAAAGATCTTCGGCGGCATTCACCAGGAAGATATAGCTCGCCCCCAGATTCACAACATATTCATTCTGTCCCCAGAAGAACGGCCAATCTTCGTGATTCTCGGGGAAGTCCGGTTTCAATACCAGAATACCCGGCACAATACCGCCCGCAATAAACGAGAAGTCAGCACGATTCATGCCGTAAGCCACCTCTTTGGACTGTGTTCCCACGGCGGAAACCAGTGAAAGATTATGCGCAGGATGAGTGCCGTAGAGAAAATTCAAACCACGCAAAACCGCCTCGCGATCCACCAGCTCCGGGAATGCTTTGTGTAAGTAATAATTATTGATAGCGTGTCGAATAACCCAACCGCTACCCGCCCATCCACCGGTAGTAATGGGCACACCGAATGGATTTTCACGTTCCAGTTTTGGCAAATCAGCAGCATAAGACGCGGCCAATGTTTTTACTTTTTCACCATAGGCTGGTGACATATGCGGCATAGCGCGCACAAACCAGGAAACATGAAACGCAAACTCTTGTTCCAGTTTCCCCAGCAGTTGTTCAACAACTTGTGCATAACGCGCCTCACCGGTAGTAATCAACAATTCGGTGGCCGCTTTTAAATTCTCCGATTCCAGCTTGCCGCCGGTAGTATTGCCGTGGATAAATAAATCCGGTTTGGCCTTGGCCTGTTCATCCGCCCACACTTTTTTCGCCGTCGCCAGACATTCTTTGGCAAGCTCATCGTTATAGCCTTTGAGCGCGCGACTTGCCGCTGCCAGTGCCGCCGCCGAGCCGTAATTCAAAGGTGTGGATTTACTGGTAAAGGCCCAGCGGTCATCAAACTTGCCACTTTTGAATCCGGTGGATTCATGCTCTTTCAAGCTTGAATCGTAGATCAGATTATCTGTCTTGGTCAGCCCGTCACCGAGGTGGGTGTATTGCTCAATATGTGCTTCAACAATGCCGGGAATTGCACGACCCAGCGCACGATGCTGTGCAATCAACGCCAGAGTGCCATGTTCAATTTGTTGCAGGATGTCGGGCTTGCCGTCGGCCACATGAATATCAACATATTTGCTTTCATAATCAACGCGGGTGTTATCGCGTTTCACGGCAAAATTTTCCCACACTGTGACCAAGGTATTTACAACGTCGTATTGGGTTTGCGTGCGAATGTCGTAGTCGCCGGCATCGTACCAGCCGCCAATATTCAAACCCGGAATATGCTCACCGGGTTTGTAAGGTGTGTCGGTGGTTGGGCCTTGCGCATAAAGATCGAAATGCTCGTGATCAACCGGCGCCTGCAAGGCATCATCCAGGTGTGAAGCACCGTGCCATATACGATAGGCTTCGTTAACCGTCATATGATCCATTTGTACCGGCAGGAAAATATCCAGAGTGGGATGCCAGGCGTCGCGATAAACCTGTGCGTCAATACGGAAAGGCCCGGATTTTTGCTCGCCGTACTGAATCATATAAAGACCCGGCGTGGTCACACGGCTGAAATCAAATTGACGATACTGATAGCGCAGATAGTTACCCCAGGAATCCAGGCGCTCGCTGAGTACTGATTTCTGGCTGCCATCCGGCATCACGCGTAGCAATTCCGCCTTGGGATTTTTTTTGTCCCGCGCATCCAATTCAATAACAGCCATTTTTTTCTGCTCAGGATGGTAGCCCACCTGCGAATGCGCAATCATCGGTGGCCGCACCCAATTTTTGATAGTGCTGGCATTTAATTGCCATTCCACTACCGCACCGGTTTTATTTGCAGGAATTTTACTGCGCACAACAAACCAGCCATTTTGCGCTTTTGTGCGACCATCGTAGAGTTCCAGTGGCGCACCAAAGGTTTCAATACTTACGCGCCGCTCAATATCATCCGGCGCCAGGACCAGATGTTTGCCGACAGCCAACGCACGCGGCTCAGCAATACCGTTAATTTCTTTGGGACCATTGGGATAACGCGGAAAAATGCCAGTGCTTTCTTCCATCATGAAGGACTTATGAAAATAAGCTGAGGGTAAAAACTCCAGATTAAAACCGGCTTTGCCTTCCAGGACGGCAGGCAAGGGTTTTGGCAAATTAACCGTAATGCGCACGCCTTCGGTATTCTTTTTCACCTTGATCGAAAAATCGAATTGATGATCAGAATAATGAAGGAAGGCTTCGATAGATTGATCATCCTGATTAATCTTACGCTCTTTAAATTGTGGAATCGCATCCCACTGTTCCGGTGTGGCATTGAGCCGCACATCACCGTTGGTCGCCGTGCGTAAACCGTGGTGGATTAATTCAACACCGCTGATCTTGGCATCGCTGAACAAGCCGTCGTACCAATTGCTGAACACCAGCACATTCAAGCCCGGCTGTTCAAAATACTCCTTGTCATTCAAGGTCAAATTGGTGGAATTGGAAAGAGCGGAAACAGAGCTGAACAGCAGACCCAAGGTAACTATAAAGTTAACTACGCAGAACAACGAACAATGGCGCAACGAACGGTAAAAATACATGCCAACCTCCTCATCTTATTATCATTGCATTTCTTATAGTCTATGTGAACATAAGAATTGCGCAACGGTCTTTACATTAAATGACGAAGGCTAACGCTTGCTTTCGCGTCGAAGATCCCAACCCTGATTACATTGTTCAAATTCAAGCGGTAGAAATCTTCCATGTTGCACAATATCCCTTTTTCATTACTGGAACTCGCCTCGGTTCGTGAAGGCAATTCCATTCATCAAACCTTACAAAATTCACTGGCCTATGCCCAGACAGCGGAGCAATTGGGCTTTAAACGATTTTGGCTGGCGGAGCACCACAATATGGAGGGTATCGCCAGTTCAGCGACCGCCGTCCTGATTGGTTATATTGCCGGCGGCACACAAACGCTGCGTATAGGTTCCGGTGGCATCATGCTACCCAATCATCCGCCGCTGGTTATCGCGGAACAGTTCGGCACCCTGGCAAGCTTGTACCCTGATCGCATCGACCTGGGTTTGGGTCGGGCACCCGGTACTGATCCCATTACTGCCCGCGCTCTGCGTCGCGATGATATGCGTGCAGATAATTTCCCGACCGAAGTGCATTTGTTGCAGCAATTGCTGGCGCCGCTGCAAGACGGTCAACGATTAAAGGCCATTCCCGGCGCCGGAACCCAGGTGCCGATCTGGCTGTTGGGCTCCAGCTTGTATAGCGCGCAATTGGCCGCGCAACGCGGTTTGCCCTATGCATTTGCAGGTCATTTCGCACCGCGTTTGATGCGCGACGCCATTCGAATTTATCAGACTCAGTTCCAACCCTCAGCAGTACTCGAAAAACCCTACGCCATGTTGGGCATGCCGGTTATTGTTGCAGATACAGAAGACGAGGCGATTTTTCTATCCACCACCAGCCAACAACGCATACTTGCCCTGCTGCGTGGTCAGCCACTCTGGTTAAAGCCGCCGGTCGACTCAATGGATGGCTTGTGGAATATCGAAGAGGAATTGTATGTGAAAGATTTTCTGTCACTGGCGGCCATCGGTAATCCTGCACAAGTTAAGGCAAAACTGGAACGCTGGGCAGATGAACTGGAGATCAACGAGTTTATGTTTACGATTGATCTTTACGATCCACAGCAGCGCATTCGCGCACTGAAATTGCTCACGGAAATGAAAAAGTAGACACAATTTTCTTTTGCATCTAATGGTCAAAAATACATTAAGCAATAAAGCAGTGCGTGAATTGCAATACTAGTAAACATGCGCCTATAACTACCCCGTAAACGACCAGATTTTCGTTAACTCCCGCCATAGATAATGTTAATATCGGTCGATCAACGCGCCTATAAAATAATAACAGCCTAACATCTTGAAATTCATACCTGACATTCATATTGATTAACGACCTTTGCGGCGGGAGATCCAGAGTGGCCAAACAACCGGTAGTGCTAGCACGAAAACCAGGTGCAGATTCCAAAACCCTTTCGTTCGACCGCCCTGTCGCCAACCAGATTTATGGGTTTATTCGCGATGCCATCGTCAGCATGGAATTGCTGCCCGGCCAAATGATTTCCGAAACCGCCCTGGCGGAACAATTCGGTGTCAGTCGAACGCCAGTGCGCGAAGCCCTGATTCAATTATCCAACATCGGTTTTGTGGATGTATTGCCCCAACGCGGCACCTACGTCTCAAAATTCAGTATGGATAAGATTCTGGAAGCGCGTTTTATCCGTGAAGCGCTGGAAGTTTCTGTGGTGACCTTCCTGGCCGATCATGTGACAGCCGAAATCGTTCAGGCAGGCGAGAAAATTATTGCAGAACAAAAAGTCGCTGCGAAAGACGACGATCCACTGGCCTTTCAAAAACTGGATGACCTGTTTCACCAAACCCTCGCCGGATTTACCAGCTACGCGCGAGTTGCTTCTTTGATTGAAGCAGAAAAAGCACATATGGATCGCGTGCGTAATCTCAGTTTACATATCAGCGGCCAATACAAACGCATCATCGCCCAGCACAATGCCATCATCAAAGCGATTAAAACCGGTTCAAGTGCCGAGGCTGCGAAAGCGATGAGCGTGCATATGAAAGATGTGTACAATATTTTGGAAGTAATTCCGCAAGAACATCCGGAGTATTTTCAATAGTATTTGAGGCACGTTGTAATCCGTTTGTCATTAGGGGCCGGGTTTCGAAAGCGCATGCATACATCCCTGTAGCTCCCTCAATTCATCCCTGAATTGAGGGTTTCGAAACCCAGCCCCTAACGCGAAACTCGCATTGTGCAAATGTCCAAATTTATTAATATTTTTTATTTCTTATTGCCGCCAGCACCACACCGATGGCAATACCGATAGCGAGCGAAACCGCTATATTCCCGGTCACCACACCTAACGAAGCCCCCAACGCAGCGCCAATAGCCACACCGACGCCCATTCGGCTTTTTTGAGAAGAACATAATTTCCGCATTTTACCTCCCATTCTTTGTTAGCTATTCGTCCTGACCTTCATCATCAATCAGCTCAACATCGGTCACGACTTTTTGTACTAATTTAACCCGACCACTTTTCACCAACGCATCGCGCAGCACGAATTCGATCTGCGCATTCAGGCTGCGCAGATCATCATCTGCCCAGCGCTGCATAGCCGCAAGAACCTGCTCGTTAATACGTAATGGAAACGCTTTTTTTGACACGATAAAACTCGCTTCAGTCTGGTTTCAAATCCATCAATACAAACTGCCGGCATTGATGACGGGTTTGACCTGATCACCGCACAGAACCACCAATAAATTGCTCACCATGGCAGCCTTACGCTCGGCGTCCATCTCAATCACGCCTTGGGTCGACAGCTGTTCCAGCGCATCAGAAACCATCCCCACCGCGCCCTGCACAATGATGCGTCGCGCAGCTAACACGGCGCTGGCTTGCTGGCGTTGCAACATCGCTTGCGCAATTTCGGGCGAGTAAGCCAGGTGACTCAAACGAGCTTCCAGCACATCCACACCAGCCTTTTGCAAACGATCCTGCACTTCGTCGCGCAGTTTCTGGGAAATGGTGTTGGAATCACTGCGCAATGACAAACGGTCATCCTCAGCATCATGCTCGTAAGGGTAGCTGGTGGCCAGGTTACGCAAGGCGGCTTCGCTCTGGATGGTGACATAGTTTTCGTAATCGTCCACTTCAAACACTGCCTCGGCAGTATCCACCACGCGCCACACGATCACCGCCGCGATTTCGATGGGATTGCCATTGGCATCATTCACCTTTAAGCGGCCGCTCTCAAAATTCCTGACACGCAAACTCACCGATTTTTTTGCATAAAGCGGGTTCGCCCAACGCAAACCATTTTCGCGATCCGTGCCGGCATACCGACCAAATAACTGCAACACCTTGCCCTGGTTGGGATGAACCATATAAAAACCAAACCAACATATGAACACCACGACGGCAATCAAACCGAACAGGATTTTCAAGACTGGCGCAAAGAAAATTACACCGGCTATGCTGCCTGCCTGTGCAAGTAATAACACCAACAACAGCACATACCCCGAACCACTGCTGGCTTTGAATTCATGAGTCATAGCACTCTCCTTTATGAATGACGAACCAATGTCGCTTTTATTGATGGGCATCAAGTGATTCTTTTAGATATCACTTTGATATCAATCATGCACCGGAAAATTCTGGATGTAAAGGGGTATAGGAAATAATAAGGGACAGGGGTTAGAAGTCTGGAAGGCAAGATTCCCGACCCGTCGGAGCGGATCGGGAGAGGGGTTATCAGCGGGGGAGTGAGTGGCTTAGCAGCCAGCTGTATAGATCATCACCCGCGTAAATGCGTCGCCAGGCATCGTGAGGCATGTCTTCATGGACAGTGAAACGGACTTCAGCATCGCTGAGCTGTTCCAGTTTATTAATGCCTGCGTAAAAGAAAGGTTTGCGCACTGCCGTATCGCGTCCGCCGGCGAACAGCCACACCGGTAATTTCGCTGCCGCAATCGGCGGCATTAAATCAGGATGCCCCCAACCAACAACCGGCGCAATAGCAGCAAATTTCTCCGGATGTTTGCTGGCCATATACCAGGTGCCGAACCCGCCATAACTCAGACCGGATAAATAAACCCGCTGTTGGTCGGTACGATAATCCGCGTGAACCCGATCCAGCATACCCAACAAATCCTGCTCGACCCTGTCCCAACCATCCGGTAAAAGCGCCGGCGTATCGCTCATGTCGGTGATCTCGTCACCGGCTGTCATCACACCCGTCACTGGGATAAAATTACCGCGTGGCGGTACCCCATCCGGGAGGCGCACCGGAATTTGTGCGCGCGTGCGTTTCGCAATGTAATCCACCTCACCCATTCCGAACATGTGCAACTGCGGTGCAATGATGATAAATGGCAAATCTTTTTTCTGAACCCAAGCTTCGTACAATGGACCATGAATCAATACATAGTCCAGCTCATCCAAACCGTTGCCGCGCTCGCCATTGCCGTGCAGAAAAAGTAAGACAGGCCACTGTTTTGTTGGTTGATTTTCGTAACCGCGCGGCAGATAAACGAAATATTCGCGCGCTTTATTGTCGGCCTGACTGGTGTAGGGCAAACGTAGGAGCTGCTCCGAGGACACAGATTTTTCTTGATGATTTGCTATGCCACATGCAATAAGCAAGTTGACGCTGACAATAAAAATCAGAAAGCGATTCAGGATTTTCATTAGCTATTATTCTCCTGCAAAAAATGATCGATATGGTGCGATGATCGCGTTACTTTTTTACTTTTGTATCCAAATAGCCCATCAGGAAAGCCGACACAACGAATGTCATATGGATAATGACATACCACATTAGCTTGGTATTATCGATATTCTGAACCTCCATAAACATCTTGAGCAAATGAATAGAAGAAATCGCAACAATGCTGGCGGCAATCTTGGCTTTCAGAGACGAAGAATCCATTGTGCCAAGCCAACCTAACTTTTCCTCGCCTTCGTCGACATCCAAACGCGATACAAAATTTTCATAACCGCTCATCATCACCATGATCAACAGCCCGCCCACCATTGAGATGTCCACTAGGGACAGCACGATGAGAATCATTTCTGCTTCTTTAAGAACCCAGATATCAAGCAGCAAATGTGACAATTCCTGAAAAAACTTCACCGTCAGCGCAACAACGGCAAGACTCAACCCCAGATAAATCGGAGCAAGAACCCAACGCGAACGATAAATCAATTTTTCAATAAGACGTTCCATGAACTTCCCCAAAATATAAAAATCACTCGTAGAAAATTTATCTTATGCGTTCAAGTAAACGCCGACCGGGGCGCGATTTTAGCACCCGGTTATGAATTTGTAGCGATAAGAAAAGAAAAAAGCAGAAAGAAGCCGAAAAACCCGCTTCCTGGAGACAAGAGGTGATGCTGTTGAGTTACTTAAGTAGAGCTACTTACGCTTTGGCAGTCGTCTTTTCACAGACAACCGGCCAGGTTGAGGCTGTCTTGAACCAATATTCACGTTTTAATCCAAGGATTCGGTACAAACCTTCCGGTACATCCCGCTTGATGGTCTCCATACACCGGTTAACCCGGGCAAAACTGACCGCACCTTGAATATATTGGTTCATCAGACGCGCTACCCGCTCGGCCTCCACTTCGCCGTCAAGATAGCCCGCTGCATAAAGTGAGCGCACGAGAGCAAGGTTATATTTAACGCCATTTTTGGACATATTCAGTAAACTCTCATTCACCGCCTCTTCGCCACAACCTGTTTGCGCGCCAGCACTGAAGAAAGGACATCCCGGAATATTGTCCGCATCATGCCCAAATTTGGTGATGAAGATAAAGTTAATCAGGTTCTCCAACTGCTCAAGTGGCGTGTTAACCGGCGAGAGCAGCGCATCCAGATCCCGCTTCACCGAATTCCAATAGTATTCACTCGCCTCACAGAAGAGACTCGCCTTGGATTCAAAGTGGTGATAGAAGCCGCCCTTGGTCACCCCCGCCTGCTTGCAAATTTCATTTACACCTACCGAGTTGTAATTGCTCTGCCAAATCAATTCCAGCGCGGTTTCCAGCAAACGGGTGCGGGTATCTTGAGTGGACATGTCAGCTTCTCTCTTTGGGCCAAGGGTGTACAAACTTCACACAGTGTAAATACCGACCGGTACGAATGCAAACTTGTTATGATGGTAACCGGCCAATTAATGGACACCAAACTACCGTTTAACTGGCCGATTGGCAATAACTTGTCAGTATAGACACCCTGAAGCCCCAAAAAGGTTCCCTACTTTGGGCACGCGACCCAAAAAGCTGCCCTGCAAAAAATTCTACATTAGCGATTGACGAACATACCGACCGGTATGTATTATCTGCCCAACATCGCATTGGAGACCAGATTCCGATGCCTGACAGTACCAATCGCATCCAATCTTTTATCTCTGAACAGGAGTTTCACCATGGGCTCAGCTCTCGCGACCTTTGTTCCACAACATGCATACAAATTATTACTGGCTGCCTTTCTGGCTGCCGCAGCCGGGGCTTACTTTATCGGCAGCGCCAACGCCGATGATGAAGCAGTAGCGCCGCCACCGGCCCCCAGCGTTGAAGTCACCACCCTCGAACCGCTGGAAATTCGCGCCTGGGATCATTTTTCCGGTCGCCTGACTGCCGTAGAAAGTGCAGCCATCAAGCCTTTAGTAAGCGGCACGATTCACCAGGTGTTATTTAAGGAAGGCCAACTGGTGAAGAAAGGCGATCCCCTGTTTGTTATTGACCCTCGCCCCCATCAGGCCACGCTAAAGCGTGCCGAGGCCCAGCTGGCCACCGCACGCTCAAGGGCGAAACTGGCGGATGATGAGTTAAAACGCGCACAACAGTTGGTTGCCTCCAAGCTGGTTTCCCAAAGTGTGTTTGATGCGGCCGTCAGCGACAGCCAGGTCGCACAAGCAGCCGTGCTGGAAGCAGAAAGCGCCCTTAGCCAGGCAAAATTGAACCTTGAATACGCTCACATCACAGCCCCAATCAATGGCCGTGTCGGGCGGGCCGAATTAACGGTCGGCAACGTGGTTGAAGCGGGTGCAAACGCCCCGGTGTTGACAGCGATTGTTGCGGATGACCAGTTGTATGCAGAGTTCAACGTGAATGAACAGACCTATATACAGTCTGTCCGCACCAGCAAACACCCGCAGGAAATGCCAGTTGAGTTGACCCTCGCTGTGGATGACAGCGTGACCTACCAAGGCCACATCCACGCCTTTGACAATCGTCTGGATACGTCCAGCGGCACGATTCGCGCGCGCGCTATTTTTGAGAATACCGACGGTGCGTTAACCCCGGGGATGTATGCCAATGTGCGCCTGGGCTCTGCGCAGACCAATGAAGCCTTGTTGATTCCTGAGCGCGCTATCGGTACCAATCAAAGCAAAAAATTCGTCTACGTCATCGATCAAAACAACACCGTGAATTATCGCGAGGTGGTGTTGGGTGATCACTATCAATCTCACCGCGTTGTACTGAAAGGTGTTAATGCGGGCGAGCGCATCGCAGTAAACAGTTTGTCGCACCTGCGACCCAGCGCGGTGGTGACTCCGGTTCATGTATCGACCCTGAATCAGGTCGCGGTTCACTAATCCTTACTTTATTTTTCCTCGCTGCACGCCAGCAACACAACGAGCAGGAATGCTATGAATATTTCCCGATTTTTTGTTGATCGACCCATCTTTGCTGGCGTCATCTCCCTGTTGATTTTTATCGCAGGGTTGCTCGCCATGTTTCAACTGCCTATCTCGGAGTATCCCGAAGTTTCTCCACCTTCGGTGGTAGTCAATGCTTCTTACCCGGGCGCTAACCCGAAGGTAATCGCTGAAACGGTTGCGCGTCCGCTGGAAGAACAACTAAGCGGTGTGGAGAACATGATTTATATGTTTTCCCAGGCAACCACCGATGGACGGATGACCTTGACGGTTACCTTCAAGATTGGCACTGACCCTGACCTTGCACAGCAGATGGTACAAAACCGCGTATCACAGGCTTTGCCACGTTTGCCGGATGTTACGCGTCAAACCGGGGTGACCGTTGTTAAAAGCTCACCGGATTTAACCATGGTGGTGCATTTAATTTCGCCGGACAAAAGCTACGACGAGTTATATCTGCGTAACTACGCCGTCATGAATATCAAGGATGAATTAGCCAAGGTCACCGGTGTGGGTATGGTGCGCTTATTTGGTTCAGGCGACTATGCGATGCGCATTTGGCTGAATCCGGAAAAAATTGCCGAACGCAACCTCACTGCCAACGATGTCACCAATGCGATTCGCGAACAAAACGTGCAGGTAGCCGCCGGGATTATCGGCGGTGCACCTATCAGCAGCGCGATTGAAGTGCAATTGCCGGTGAATGCCAAAGGACGCTTGGAAACACCGGAAGAATTTGGCGATATCGTCATCCGCGCCGGCGCCAATGGCGAGATTACCCGTCTGAAAGATGTCGCCCGGGTTGAGCTTGGCCCGGCAGAATTTGCTTTAAATTCCATGCTGGATAATCAACCCGCCGTTGCTATCCCGATCTTTCAGTCACCCGGCGCTAACGCCATTCAGATTTCTGATGCGGTGCGTTCCACCATGGCCGATCTGAAGGAGCGCTTCCCCGCCGGGGTGGATTATGAAGTGGTGTATGACCCAACTATCTTTGTAAAAGATTCGATTAAATCCGTGATCAAAACCTTGCTTGAAGCGCTGGCATTGGTGGTGATTGTGGTCGTGGTCTTTCTGCAAACCTGGCGCGCGTCGATTATTCCATTGCTTGCTGTGCCGGTGTCGATTGTCGGTACCTTTGCGTTGATGTGGGCATTCGGTTTCTCGATCAACACCTTGTCGTTATTCGGTCTGGTATTGGCTATCGGTATCGTGGTGGATGATGCGATTGTGGTGGTGGAAAACGTTGAACGAAATATCGAAGAAGGTTTATCACCGCTTGCTGCAACCTACAAAGCCATGCAAGAAGTCAGCGGGCCGATTATTGCGATTTCGTTGACATTGGTAGCGGTATTTGTACCCATCGCTTTTGTGAGCGGTTTAACCGGTCAATTCTACAAACAGTTTGCCTTGACCATCGCAATCTCTACGGTCATTTCCGCCATTAACTCGCTGACACTCAGCCCGGCGTTGGCTGCTCTGTTGTTAAAAAGTCACGATGCA
It contains:
- a CDS encoding transmembrane 220 family protein, encoding MMLTISIRSFAFLLFLLLLTSAFLQLNDPDPILWTTYYVVCAIVPLLLVMKRFNAVVFWVGVVSSLVIMGIYAAGTLEYLRHAAQEPLMQSMNPNKPYIEEARECIGGFITLCILLLCRFFWQMINKNSISK
- a CDS encoding glycoside hydrolase family 9 protein, which encodes MYFYRSLRHCSLFCVVNFIVTLGLLFSSVSALSNSTNLTLNDKEYFEQPGLNVLVFSNWYDGLFSDAKISGVELIHHGLRTATNGDVRLNATPEQWDAIPQFKERKINQDDQSIEAFLHYSDHQFDFSIKVKKNTEGVRITVNLPKPLPAVLEGKAGFNLEFLPSAYFHKSFMMEESTGIFPRYPNGPKEINGIAEPRALAVGKHLVLAPDDIERRVSIETFGAPLELYDGRTKAQNGWFVVRSKIPANKTGAVVEWQLNASTIKNWVRPPMIAHSQVGYHPEQKKMAVIELDARDKKNPKAELLRVMPDGSQKSVLSERLDSWGNYLRYQYRQFDFSRVTTPGLYMIQYGEQKSGPFRIDAQVYRDAWHPTLDIFLPVQMDHMTVNEAYRIWHGASHLDDALQAPVDHEHFDLYAQGPTTDTPYKPGEHIPGLNIGGWYDAGDYDIRTQTQYDVVNTLVTVWENFAVKRDNTRVDYESKYVDIHVADGKPDILQQIEHGTLALIAQHRALGRAIPGIVEAHIEQYTHLGDGLTKTDNLIYDSSLKEHESTGFKSGKFDDRWAFTSKSTPLNYGSAAALAAASRALKGYNDELAKECLATAKKVWADEQAKAKPDLFIHGNTTGGKLESENLKAATELLITTGEARYAQVVEQLLGKLEQEFAFHVSWFVRAMPHMSPAYGEKVKTLAASYAADLPKLERENPFGVPITTGGWAGSGWVIRHAINNYYLHKAFPELVDREAVLRGLNFLYGTHPAHNLSLVSAVGTQSKEVAYGMNRADFSFIAGGIVPGILVLKPDFPENHEDWPFFWGQNEYVVNLGASYIFLVNAAEDLLLKKE
- a CDS encoding LLM class flavin-dependent oxidoreductase, with the translated sequence MLHNIPFSLLELASVREGNSIHQTLQNSLAYAQTAEQLGFKRFWLAEHHNMEGIASSATAVLIGYIAGGTQTLRIGSGGIMLPNHPPLVIAEQFGTLASLYPDRIDLGLGRAPGTDPITARALRRDDMRADNFPTEVHLLQQLLAPLQDGQRLKAIPGAGTQVPIWLLGSSLYSAQLAAQRGLPYAFAGHFAPRLMRDAIRIYQTQFQPSAVLEKPYAMLGMPVIVADTEDEAIFLSTTSQQRILALLRGQPLWLKPPVDSMDGLWNIEEELYVKDFLSLAAIGNPAQVKAKLERWADELEINEFMFTIDLYDPQQRIRALKLLTEMKK
- a CDS encoding GntR family transcriptional regulator, coding for MAKQPVVLARKPGADSKTLSFDRPVANQIYGFIRDAIVSMELLPGQMISETALAEQFGVSRTPVREALIQLSNIGFVDVLPQRGTYVSKFSMDKILEARFIREALEVSVVTFLADHVTAEIVQAGEKIIAEQKVAAKDDDPLAFQKLDDLFHQTLAGFTSYARVASLIEAEKAHMDRVRNLSLHISGQYKRIIAQHNAIIKAIKTGSSAEAAKAMSVHMKDVYNILEVIPQEHPEYFQ
- a CDS encoding SPFH domain-containing protein, with protein sequence MTHEFKASSGSGYVLLLVLLLAQAGSIAGVIFFAPVLKILFGLIAVVVFICWFGFYMVHPNQGKVLQLFGRYAGTDRENGLRWANPLYAKKSVSLRVRNFESGRLKVNDANGNPIEIAAVIVWRVVDTAEAVFEVDDYENYVTIQSEAALRNLATSYPYEHDAEDDRLSLRSDSNTISQKLRDEVQDRLQKAGVDVLEARLSHLAYSPEIAQAMLQRQQASAVLAARRIIVQGAVGMVSDALEQLSTQGVIEMDAERKAAMVSNLLVVLCGDQVKPVINAGSLY
- a CDS encoding alpha/beta fold hydrolase, coding for MKILNRFLIFIVSVNLLIACGIANHQEKSVSSEQLLRLPYTSQADNKAREYFVYLPRGYENQPTKQWPVLLFLHGNGERGNGLDELDYVLIHGPLYEAWVQKKDLPFIIIAPQLHMFGMGEVDYIAKRTRAQIPVRLPDGVPPRGNFIPVTGVMTAGDEITDMSDTPALLPDGWDRVEQDLLGMLDRVHADYRTDQQRVYLSGLSYGGFGTWYMASKHPEKFAAIAPVVGWGHPDLMPPIAAAKLPVWLFAGGRDTAVRKPFFYAGINKLEQLSDAEVRFTVHEDMPHDAWRRIYAGDDLYSWLLSHSLPR
- a CDS encoding TIGR00645 family protein; translated protein: MERLIEKLIYRSRWVLAPIYLGLSLAVVALTVKFFQELSHLLLDIWVLKEAEMILIVLSLVDISMVGGLLIMVMMSGYENFVSRLDVDEGEEKLGWLGTMDSSSLKAKIAASIVAISSIHLLKMFMEVQNIDNTKLMWYVIIHMTFVVSAFLMGYLDTKVKK
- a CDS encoding TetR/AcrR family transcriptional regulator codes for the protein MSTQDTRTRLLETALELIWQSNYNSVGVNEICKQAGVTKGGFYHHFESKASLFCEASEYYWNSVKRDLDALLSPVNTPLEQLENLINFIFITKFGHDADNIPGCPFFSAGAQTGCGEEAVNESLLNMSKNGVKYNLALVRSLYAAGYLDGEVEAERVARLMNQYIQGAVSFARVNRCMETIKRDVPEGLYRILGLKREYWFKTASTWPVVCEKTTAKA
- a CDS encoding efflux RND transporter periplasmic adaptor subunit: MGSALATFVPQHAYKLLLAAFLAAAAGAYFIGSANADDEAVAPPPAPSVEVTTLEPLEIRAWDHFSGRLTAVESAAIKPLVSGTIHQVLFKEGQLVKKGDPLFVIDPRPHQATLKRAEAQLATARSRAKLADDELKRAQQLVASKLVSQSVFDAAVSDSQVAQAAVLEAESALSQAKLNLEYAHITAPINGRVGRAELTVGNVVEAGANAPVLTAIVADDQLYAEFNVNEQTYIQSVRTSKHPQEMPVELTLAVDDSVTYQGHIHAFDNRLDTSSGTIRARAIFENTDGALTPGMYANVRLGSAQTNEALLIPERAIGTNQSKKFVYVIDQNNTVNYREVVLGDHYQSHRVVLKGVNAGERIAVNSLSHLRPSAVVTPVHVSTLNQVAVH